Genomic DNA from Salvia miltiorrhiza cultivar Shanhuang (shh) chromosome 1, IMPLAD_Smil_shh, whole genome shotgun sequence:
GTGGGTACGTGGTTACGAATCCGACCTCGAGTATACCTTCCGCCACATAGATGACCTCCGAAGACGTAGGGTGAATGTGTGGCGGCAAGTATCCATTAGGCGCAAACTCCGCACGTCCCAATGTCAGGCCAAGAGTGTTGAACCCCGGCACCGTGTTTGCCGAGGCTAGGACGAAGGCGACGCCGTACGCATTAAAGGGTCCCGGCCGATCAAGACCGCTCAAAAAGAAGTCGTTGGCGGTGACTGCTTTTGGGTCCTTGCATGTTGctgaaaaatatattatcatgTTATCATTCTTATGTAATAATTTAGCAGTAAACGATCGAGGAGACCCTagcaaaataattaaacatagGAATGAAGAATGTGTACCGTTTCCCGGGGGATCTGCAACGCAGAAATCTTGAAGAGGACGAGGGTCGAAGGCGAAGGAGATGCAAATGAAATTCAAGAGGGCTAATGTGATTAATAAAATAGCATTTGAAGCCATTTGGAATTCTTACTCAATGCAAATCGAGAAAGAATTAATTGCTTGTTTTAGGTCGTAAGAGTGGGAGCAACCTGTTTTTATTGAGGTGGCCGAATGCTGTGTTGTTTGCCTTAATTAGTTTCTTACaaaaattagaagaaaatgCGAAAGGTATAAATTGTACTCtcaaattaattagttaattatatCCAAAAGCTCAGCTAATTAAATTTGCCAACCCTATATATTCTACCATGTATTATGAAGAAAAAAAGTAACAGATTGTAATAGAACTTATTACGCGTGCGTTGGCTTAATAggagcatccgcattggtgttacatgatagcttactttatgaggggggaccacatggtgtaaagaagCTGCATTGGTGTTatatgatagcctacatgatttttttagttttgatttttctatttttcatttaagtttaatttcataaatttaaatcacacaatttacttcaaatttaaattgcattaattttgaaatcctaaaaattacataaaacttaataaaataaaaaacaaatcctacaaaaaatattaaaataaataaataaataaattcgaaCGCTCAAATTTGCACGTAAATCGAGGCAGTCAAAGCTgccttcaaattcaaaattcaaaattcaaatatttgattttttttaaaaggcgcgtgtaaaacacgcgcctattTTCAACGGTCGAtcgggctacacgatagaacgtgtagccctcatGTAAAGTGAGGGTTGCATcggcttacacgatagcagtcttacacgagtaggccgctatcgtgcaagcgatgcggatgctctaagtgaTTAATGTTTTAGATCAAAGATGTCAGCACTTTATGATTTTCTAATAGTGACATAATTTTGAAGTATTGCGAGATTAAAAAAGTATGTCTTTAACAATACATTGTGACGAAGAACAAAAAGTAAATTATTGAACCTCGAGTTGGAGGGAGTAATCAAATAGAAAACATAGTATTGAGAGAGCATGCGCAGCCCACGGGCTTGACCTTTACGCCCTCCGTTTCCCATCTGCCGGCGTCCGGACCGTCCCCACCGACACACGGCGTTCGGCCCCTCAGATCCCTCCCACCATCCCAGCCGGGCGCCGCTTCCCGGTTTCCCCCGTGCTCAGCCTCCCACCATCCCAGCCGCAGCCCAGCAGCCGCAAGCTCGCAGCCGCCTCCCGCACGCAGGCCACACCAGCACGGCGACGGCGTGTCTCCGGCGACTTGATGATCTTGGCACTCCCGTCAGCAGCCTCCAGACAACGGCACGCCGTCGCCCGCCACACCGCAGCAGCTCTACAGCCGCACCCTTAAGATCTGCCCGATCCAGATCTGGGCTGTTTCTCTTTCAAGAAAACAGATCCCTAGGATGCGCGCCTTTCTTCTCCGGGCTGTCCACGCGGCGGCGCGAGCTGCCGTCTAGCCTCCGGCTTTCTCCTCTCTGCGTCCTTTCTTGGGGACGGGGCTATTATGGCTTCCCTCCCACCGTTCCCGCAGGTCTCAAATAACTACGTCTCTTGTCCCGTTTTGCCTGGTTCTCGGCCTTCTCCTACGGCCAGCGTCGTCTCTCCGGTGGACGCCTACTCACCATCTGATCAGAAGGAGACGGATTCTGATTCTCCGCAGTTGGCTGCACAGAAAACTCCACCGCCTTCTCAGGCGGAGACGTCGTCTCCTCTTCGGCTTGGGGGGCCGACCTCGGCTATGCCGCCACTAGAACAGTTCGTCGGGAAGGGTCAATCTAAAGCACAACAATCCAGTCGATCTTTTGCGGATACTCTCAAACAGACGAAGGGAAGTCGGCAAGCTGATGTTCCTGCCTATGACTTCACGGTTCTACAGCCTTCTTTGGTGAACGATAAACCCTGTCTTATCATTTCGGAAGGGTTCCATCAACGACAAGTGCGATCATTCTCTCATGCCCTGCATGGCCGGATTATCCTTCGCAAGGGGGATCGTCCTCGTTTTGCTGCTGATTTGCATGTCGAGTTACAGCAGATATGGAAGCCGGATTTATCTTGGGAAATTATTCCTCTGGGTAAAGGTTACTTCACCCTGAAATTCTCCTCTGCGGAAGATATGGCGCTGGCTTTCGCTAAAAATACATGGAAATTACGTCCGGGCATCTTGCATTTGCAGACTTGGGTCCCAAATTTTGATCCATACAAGGATTCATCCACTAAAGCACAAGTTTGGATTCGTGTTTTTAATTTACCTCACGAGTATTGGCATCCGGAGGTGCTTTCTGGTATTGCTAGACACGTAGGGGCACCAATTGTTATTGATGGTTTATCTGCTCATGCTTCTGTGGGTCATTTTGCGCGTATTTTGGTTGAGATGGATGTCTCCAAGGCTGTGCCTGATTTTTTTGATGTCAAATGTGGGGATCGGGTTTTTGTTCTCGAATTCGGATATGAAGACCTCCCATATTATTGTCACTCTTGCTGTGTTGTTGGCCATGCTACTACCTCTTGCAGGAGATCTAAAGAGGGGATGAATGATACTGAGGATCAACCAGCTGGCAAAG
This window encodes:
- the LOC131000645 gene encoding germin-like protein subfamily 1 member 11, producing MASNAILLITLALLNFICISFAFDPRPLQDFCVADPPGNATCKDPKAVTANDFFLSGLDRPGPFNAYGVAFVLASANTVPGFNTLGLTLGRAEFAPNGYLPPHIHPTSSEVIYVAEGILEVGFVTTYPQYKYYSKVLNKGDVFIIPVGLLHIQRNVARTKTVILAAFNTQNRRIIYIPDSAFAAKPAINSLYLAAAFKLNENTVKDLQTKQWEGRFYRALLILFKIL